The proteins below come from a single Deltaproteobacteria bacterium genomic window:
- a CDS encoding SDR family oxidoreductase, which produces MTGASGGVGRGIALACGAAGWHVWIAARRAAEGEAVARGVDAAGGAGRFVACDVADEVSVERAIAEVVARDGRLDAIAHNATSALSPKPTTLRDVSLADVRDHLAVSLRGAYWLARAAHPHLRTARGAYLLLTSEAGFEGKARLPIYAAAKAAQRGFARALAREWGADGIRVNCLAPLANSPAMERAFALDPAMQARVLGRNPLGALGDEIADVGAAARFLLSDDARYVTGHTLMADGGSCPVT; this is translated from the coding sequence GTGACGGGCGCGAGCGGCGGCGTCGGCCGCGGCATCGCGCTCGCGTGCGGTGCTGCAGGCTGGCACGTGTGGATCGCGGCTCGGCGCGCCGCCGAGGGCGAAGCGGTCGCGCGCGGGGTCGACGCCGCGGGCGGAGCCGGGCGCTTCGTCGCGTGCGACGTCGCGGACGAAGTCTCGGTGGAGCGCGCGATCGCGGAAGTCGTCGCGCGCGACGGACGCCTCGACGCGATCGCTCACAACGCGACGAGCGCGCTCTCGCCGAAGCCGACCACGCTGCGCGACGTCTCGCTCGCCGACGTGCGCGATCACCTCGCCGTCTCGCTGCGCGGCGCGTACTGGCTCGCGCGCGCGGCGCATCCGCATCTGCGTACGGCCCGCGGCGCCTACTTGTTGTTGACCTCGGAGGCGGGCTTCGAGGGCAAGGCGCGGCTCCCGATCTACGCCGCCGCGAAGGCTGCACAGCGCGGCTTCGCACGCGCGCTCGCGCGCGAGTGGGGCGCCGACGGAATTCGCGTGAACTGCCTCGCGCCGCTCGCGAACAGCCCCGCGATGGAGCGCGCCTTCGCGCTCGATCCCGCGATGCAGGCGCGCGTTCTGGGCCGAAACCCGCTCGGCGCCCTCGGCGACGAGATCGCCGACGTCGGCGCCGCCGCGCGCTTCCTCCTCTCGGACGACGCTCGCTACGTCACCGGCCACACGCTGATGGCGGACGGCGGGAGCTGCCCCGTCACATGA